A stretch of Candidatus Dojkabacteria bacterium DNA encodes these proteins:
- a CDS encoding cysteine--tRNA ligase, whose amino-acid sequence MIKIFNTLTRQKEEFVPLKTGKISFYQCGPTLYWVQHIGNMRAMVAADIVSRTLMAFEYDVTFVRNYTDVGHLVSDADTGEDKMEKGAKREGLSPQEIAKKYQDIFEKHVDSLNIRPPTHKPAATMYIDQMIELVSILLEKGYAYVTSKAVYFDVSKFKDYNKLNRQRLDQNIEGAGSGETTDPDKKNPFDFSLWLFKTGDHKNAIQTWKSPFKSSEVTDGEGFPGWHVECSAMSKELLGDTIDIHMGGIEHIPIHHTNEIAQSEAASGKIFVNYWIHNEHLTVDGAKMSKSEGTSYSLDDVIAKGYHPLDLRYFFLLAHYRSKQNFTWDALSAAQTARTRLLAKTTQIFTDVSKQGELTLDITNNKYMHEIMASLGDDFDTPKALATLWKLLRDDTVNSAEKLGVLLSVDQVSAVGITECVDKLSSLSDEFISQVENIIDERTKARKSKDFATADKLRDQLNTLGVSIMDSTEDSEWTIKNDNRDEQR is encoded by the coding sequence ATGATTAAGATTTTTAACACGTTAACGCGCCAAAAAGAAGAATTTGTACCACTAAAAACGGGGAAAATAAGCTTTTACCAATGTGGACCAACCCTTTATTGGGTACAGCATATTGGAAACATGCGTGCAATGGTGGCTGCGGATATAGTTTCAAGAACGCTTATGGCTTTTGAATACGACGTGACTTTTGTTAGGAATTATACAGATGTGGGGCATTTGGTAAGCGATGCAGATACCGGTGAAGATAAAATGGAAAAAGGTGCAAAGCGAGAAGGTTTATCACCACAAGAAATTGCAAAAAAGTATCAGGATATTTTTGAAAAACATGTAGACAGTCTAAATATCAGGCCGCCAACTCATAAGCCGGCTGCCACAATGTATATTGACCAAATGATAGAACTGGTATCAATTCTTTTGGAAAAGGGCTATGCATATGTAACCTCAAAGGCAGTGTATTTTGATGTAAGCAAATTTAAAGACTACAACAAGTTAAATAGGCAAAGACTCGACCAGAATATAGAAGGTGCAGGATCTGGCGAAACAACTGACCCTGACAAGAAAAATCCCTTTGATTTTTCCCTTTGGTTATTTAAAACGGGCGACCATAAAAATGCAATTCAAACCTGGAAATCACCGTTTAAATCTTCTGAAGTTACAGATGGTGAAGGTTTTCCGGGTTGGCATGTTGAATGTAGCGCAATGTCCAAAGAACTTTTGGGTGATACAATCGATATTCACATGGGTGGGATCGAGCATATTCCTATTCATCATACAAATGAAATTGCTCAAAGTGAAGCCGCATCCGGCAAGATATTCGTAAACTATTGGATTCATAATGAACACCTGACTGTAGATGGTGCAAAAATGTCAAAATCCGAAGGAACAAGTTATTCACTTGATGATGTAATTGCAAAAGGATATCATCCACTTGATCTACGTTACTTTTTCTTATTAGCACATTATCGGTCTAAACAGAATTTTACTTGGGATGCACTTTCAGCCGCTCAAACAGCAAGAACTCGACTACTTGCTAAAACTACACAAATATTCACAGACGTCTCAAAACAGGGTGAGCTCACACTTGATATTACAAATAATAAATATATGCACGAAATAATGGCAAGTCTAGGAGACGACTTTGACACTCCCAAGGCTCTGGCAACTCTTTGGAAGCTTTTACGTGATGATACAGTTAATTCTGCAGAGAAGCTTGGTGTGTTGCTCTCTGTTGATCAGGTTTCTGCAGTAGGTATAACCGAATGTGTAGATAAGCTGTCATCACTTTCTGATGAGTTCATTTCTCAGGTTGAAAATATAATAGACGAACGAACGAAAGCTCGAAAATCAAAGGATTTTGCCACAGCTGATAAACTTCGAGATCAACTTAATACGTTAGGAGTTTCGATTATGGACTCCACAGAAGATAGTGAGTGGACTATAAAAAACGATAATCGTGACGAACAACGATAA
- a CDS encoding radical SAM protein, whose protein sequence is MTNSVFTQIQEYLKEKGEPDYRFRQILHEIFENKVTDFSQMTTLSKTLREDLIQKFPQILALKPIDIAKSTQVQKALFELFDKHRIETVSMMFKNEERTWQSLCVSSQVGCSLGCKFCTTGTIGLKRNLTIDEIIGQVLYFYLKTQPVNSIAFMGMGEPLLNPNLIPAIELLTADNYFNFGQRRISVSTVGVIPGLISLIRKFPQVNIAFSLHHPNQNEREKLMPVARKYKTADVIKVLDDHIKKNRRKVLIAYTLLKGINDDKKALSELIKLIKDRGRIAYLYHVNLISYHETSQNMKYQPSNQKTVEWFENELKKAHISVTKRQSFGDEIDAACGQLYAKYQKM, encoded by the coding sequence ATGACAAATTCAGTTTTTACACAAATACAAGAGTATCTAAAAGAAAAGGGAGAACCGGATTATCGATTTAGGCAGATTCTGCACGAAATATTTGAAAACAAAGTAACCGATTTTTCCCAAATGACAACTCTTTCAAAGACTTTACGAGAGGATCTAATCCAAAAATTTCCACAAATTCTAGCGCTTAAACCTATTGATATTGCAAAATCCACCCAAGTCCAAAAAGCTTTATTTGAGCTTTTCGATAAACACAGAATTGAAACAGTTAGCATGATGTTTAAAAACGAAGAACGAACCTGGCAATCACTTTGTGTATCATCTCAGGTTGGCTGTAGTTTAGGTTGTAAATTTTGTACTACTGGGACAATTGGGCTAAAACGAAACTTAACCATTGATGAAATTATCGGACAGGTATTATATTTTTATCTTAAGACACAACCTGTAAACAGTATTGCATTTATGGGCATGGGTGAGCCGCTTTTAAATCCAAATCTCATCCCCGCAATTGAGCTTCTGACTGCCGATAATTACTTTAACTTTGGACAACGAAGAATTAGTGTATCAACAGTTGGTGTAATTCCAGGACTTATCTCGCTTATCCGTAAGTTTCCCCAGGTTAATATTGCATTTTCGTTGCACCACCCCAATCAAAATGAACGTGAAAAACTAATGCCTGTTGCACGTAAATATAAAACTGCAGATGTTATAAAAGTTTTAGACGATCATATTAAGAAAAACAGAAGAAAAGTGCTAATTGCCTACACACTTCTAAAAGGTATTAACGACGACAAAAAAGCACTTTCTGAACTTATTAAGCTTATAAAAGATCGTGGCAGGATTGCCTATCTATATCATGTAAACCTAATTTCCTATCACGAAACCAGCCAAAACATGAAATATCAACCGTCCAACCAAAAGACTGTTGAGTGGTTCGAGAACGAGCTTAAAAAGGCACACATTTCAGTTACAAAACGCCAATCCTTTGGTGATGAAATCGATGCTGCTTGCGGGCAATTGTATGCAAAGTATCAAAAGATGTAG
- the rplT gene encoding 50S ribosomal protein L20: MRVKGGYTKRRKHKKILSATKGYRMTKNRLYKVAHEAYMHAGQYSFRDRQRRGAQARRVWIERLNAALKAVGLKYSTFMSDYSKAGFKLNRKILSELAATQPAVFEKVVAAVK, translated from the coding sequence ATGCGAGTCAAAGGTGGTTACACTAAAAGAAGAAAGCATAAAAAGATTCTAAGTGCAACTAAAGGTTACCGAATGACCAAAAACCGACTTTATAAGGTTGCACACGAAGCCTATATGCATGCTGGTCAGTACTCTTTTCGGGATAGGCAAAGGCGTGGTGCACAGGCTAGAAGAGTCTGGATTGAGCGACTTAACGCTGCATTAAAGGCTGTGGGTCTTAAGTATAGTACATTTATGTCCGACTATTCAAAGGCTGGTTTTAAACTTAATCGAAAGATCCTTTCAGAACTTGCTGCTACTCAACCTGCCGTATTTGAAAAAGTCGTTGCTGCAGTAAAGTAA
- the infC gene encoding translation initiation factor IF-3, with translation MVIDESNDNVGEMSTQDAISLAKERELDLVEVAPKANPPVCKLIQWSKFQYQQQKKEKKNKGKEKKLKEMRFKTGIGLPDLERKVENAKEFLEKGHAVKITLMSSRKAIKRSMDDIFADLLTYFEGYSKISDVQKGRRQIGVIFKKTQSVKSTDNNSKATNEDKTSGGKEA, from the coding sequence ATGGTCATTGACGAAAGTAATGATAACGTTGGTGAGATGTCAACTCAAGATGCCATTTCCCTTGCAAAGGAGCGTGAACTTGATTTGGTTGAAGTTGCTCCAAAGGCCAATCCGCCTGTTTGTAAGCTTATTCAGTGGTCAAAATTTCAGTATCAGCAACAAAAAAAGGAAAAGAAAAATAAAGGTAAGGAAAAAAAACTTAAAGAAATGCGATTTAAAACAGGGATAGGCTTACCTGACCTTGAGAGAAAGGTCGAAAATGCCAAAGAATTTTTAGAAAAAGGTCATGCCGTAAAAATAACTCTCATGAGTTCAAGAAAGGCAATTAAAAGATCAATGGACGATATTTTTGCCGATTTGTTGACTTATTTTGAGGGGTATAGTAAGATATCCGACGTTCAGAAAGGCAGACGCCAAATAGGTGTAATTTTTAAAAAAACACAAAGTGTCAAAAGTACGGACAACAATAGCAAAGCGACTAATGAAGACAAAACCTCGGGGGGGAAAGAAGCCTAA
- a CDS encoding threonine--tRNA ligase, translating to MNVENINIESKRHTLAHILAQAVLKFYPDAKFGIGPAIDNGFYYDFDLQEPLKEEDLPKIEKEMRKIIKKNEPMLHTKLSKEQAKKLFGKRKQPYKYELLEEIKEKEVNVYKLGDGGFVDLCRGPHVEYTSQVAPFKLTSIAGAYWKGDEKRPMLQRIYGVAFESQEELDSYLLQQAEALKRDHRKLGKELKLFTIDPTVGAGLIMWLPRGAFLRKQIMDFALDTYFDWGYEPVATPHIGSLNLWKTSGHWDFYRDSMYNPLGIDEEQYCLKPMNCPFHIAMYNTEKRSYRDLPVKWTEMGTVYRYEKAGQLNGLTRVRGFTQDDAHIICTEDQLEYELEKALDLTMYIFDIFDLKPDEINLSLRDPNNKEKYIGPDDGWAYAQDVLRKVAQKKSIGIVEEEGEAAFYGPKIDIKVKDVLGRKWQLSTIQIDFNLAERFNMIYIDADGKEKRPFMIHRALMGSLERFIAVLIENYGGIFPLWLSLEQLRIIPINDTLVLYAEKIRDELKAAGFRAKVDDKSESMQKKIRNAELEKIPYMLIVGESERSNNAVSVRSLTEKDKGLMSVPELIEMLNSQIKSEKKTN from the coding sequence ATAAACGTGGAGAATATTAATATTGAATCAAAACGGCATACTTTAGCGCATATACTTGCACAGGCCGTACTAAAATTTTACCCCGATGCTAAATTCGGCATTGGACCAGCGATTGACAACGGATTTTATTATGATTTTGACTTACAAGAGCCTTTAAAAGAAGAAGACCTTCCTAAAATAGAAAAAGAGATGCGAAAGATCATAAAGAAAAACGAGCCAATGCTTCATACTAAATTAAGTAAGGAGCAGGCAAAAAAGTTATTTGGCAAACGTAAGCAGCCTTATAAATACGAGCTTCTCGAAGAAATAAAAGAAAAAGAGGTAAATGTATACAAATTAGGAGATGGGGGATTTGTTGATCTTTGTAGAGGACCTCATGTTGAGTATACTTCACAAGTTGCACCTTTTAAACTAACCAGTATTGCGGGTGCATATTGGAAAGGTGACGAAAAACGACCAATGCTTCAGCGGATATATGGAGTAGCTTTTGAGTCTCAAGAAGAACTCGATTCATATCTTTTACAGCAGGCCGAGGCTTTAAAGCGTGATCATAGAAAGTTAGGTAAAGAGCTAAAACTTTTTACCATTGATCCAACTGTTGGGGCCGGACTTATTATGTGGCTTCCGCGAGGAGCATTTCTACGTAAACAAATAATGGATTTTGCACTTGATACTTACTTTGATTGGGGCTACGAACCGGTTGCAACTCCTCATATAGGGTCGTTAAATCTTTGGAAAACGTCGGGTCACTGGGACTTCTATCGTGATAGTATGTATAACCCTTTGGGAATTGACGAAGAGCAATATTGTCTAAAACCAATGAACTGTCCATTCCATATAGCTATGTACAATACCGAAAAACGAAGCTATAGAGATTTGCCCGTAAAATGGACCGAAATGGGAACTGTTTATCGATACGAAAAGGCCGGGCAATTAAACGGTTTAACTAGAGTGCGTGGATTTACTCAGGATGATGCCCATATTATTTGTACTGAAGATCAGCTTGAGTATGAATTGGAAAAAGCACTTGACCTTACCATGTACATTTTTGACATATTTGATCTTAAACCCGATGAAATAAACTTAAGTTTACGAGATCCCAACAACAAGGAAAAATACATCGGTCCTGATGATGGTTGGGCTTATGCACAGGATGTATTAAGAAAGGTTGCTCAAAAGAAAAGTATAGGAATCGTTGAAGAAGAGGGGGAAGCTGCATTTTATGGACCTAAGATTGATATAAAAGTAAAAGATGTGTTAGGTCGTAAATGGCAATTAAGCACTATTCAGATAGACTTTAACCTTGCCGAGCGGTTTAACATGATCTATATTGATGCCGATGGCAAAGAAAAACGACCTTTTATGATTCACAGAGCATTAATGGGGTCTTTGGAGCGTTTTATAGCCGTTTTAATCGAAAATTACGGTGGAATATTTCCGCTTTGGTTAAGTCTTGAACAGCTAAGAATTATCCCTATAAACGATACTTTGGTTCTTTATGCAGAGAAAATACGTGACGAGTTAAAAGCCGCTGGGTTTAGGGCTAAAGTTGATGACAAATCAGAAAGTATGCAAAAGAAAATTCGTAATGCCGAACTTGAAAAGATTCCTTATATGCTAATAGTTGGTGAAAGTGAACGATCGAACAATGCAGTATCCGTAAGATCATTAACCGAAAAAGACAAAGGTCTAATGAGCGTTCCCGAACTTATCGAAATGTTGAATTCTCAGATCAAATCTGAAAAGAAAACAAATTAA